In Paludibaculum fermentans, the genomic stretch TTCGACCTCACCGGCATCGTCACCAAGACCACCTGCGGCCTCATCGTCCTGCCACGCGAACACTCGCTGGTCCAGCGCAAGAGCAAGCCCAAAGAGGTGATGGCCCACATCGGCAAATCGGCCTGTGACCAGTGCAGCTACTGCACCGAATTCTGCCCGCGCTATCTGCTCGGCTATGATGTGCAGCCGCACAAGGTGATGCGGACCCTCGGCTTCACGCTTTCCGGCAAAGAGAACTGGAGCCAGTGGGGCGAGCTCTGCTGCTCCTGCGGCCTGTGCACGCTCTACGCCTGCCCCGAAGACCTCTTCCCCAAGGAAGCCTGCGACGACGCCAAAGTGACGCTGCGCACCGCCGGCATGAAGTACGTCCAGCAGCACCCCGTCCGGGCCCATCCGATGAAGGAGTACCGCCGCGTCCCGCAGTCGATGCTCCGCCAGCGCCTGAATGTCGAGGCCTACGAAAGCCACACGCCGTTCGTCGCCGACGAGCCCAAGCCCGCGCGGGTGCGCATCCTCACCAAGCAGCACGCCGGCAAGCCCGCGACGCCCGTCGTGGCGGAAGGCGACCGCATTGAAGCGGGCCGCCCCATTGCCCGCATGAACGACAACGAACTAGGCGCGGACGTCCACGCGAGCATCTCCGGCCGCGTGGCCCGAGTCACCGCCGAAGCCATCGAAATCGAAGCCTGAGCCAAAGGAACAACCAAGTGGCCCGCAATTCCATCGGATTGATTGAACTCTCGAGCATCGCCGCCGGCTTCCTGGTGTGCGACTGCATGTTGAAGACGGCGGATGTCGAACTGGTTCTGGCGCGCACCATCTGCAGCGGCAAATACATGGTCCTGATCCGCGGCGACGTCGGAGCCATCCAGGCCGCGGTCGACGCCGGCAAACAGGCAGGCGACTTCTCCATCATCGACACCTTCGTCATCGCCAACCTCCACGAAGACATCTTCCCGGCCATCAGCGGCACCACGAACGTAGGCCAACTCGAGTCCCTCGGCATCGTCGAATCCTTCTCGGTGACCAGCCTGATCGAAGCCGCGGATGCCATGGCCAAAGCGGCCAACGTCCGTCTGGTGGAAGTGCGGCTGGCAATGGCACTGGGCGGCAAGGCCTTCGCGTCCTGCACCGGCAGCGTCTCGGCGGTAAGGACGGCGGTGGACGCGGGAGCCCAGGTCATTGGCCGCAAGGGACTGCTGGTGAATAAGGTTGTCATCCCGCAGCCCAGGCCGGAGCTACTGCGCGAGATGATCTGAGCCGCGCGGGCCGGGCCGCAAGTGCACCACCCAAACGGCTGACGATTGAGTTCCGACGACGTCATTCCAAACGGTCCCAATCCTCGGGCCGAATATGCGCCTGACTCAGGATGCTCCTCAGTGTGCCAACAGGCACTTCCGTCTTCTTCGGTACGACCACTGTGTCGATGGATGTCAGAGATCGCCGGATGAACTTGACGTGACTGCCCCGCTGACTGGCCTCTACGAAGCCTTTCAATTCAAGTCGACGCTTGATTTCACGGAAGGGCAACGGCTTAAGCCGCGCCAACCTCAACCTCAATCATACGAACCTCGGGCGGACGCGTTGCACAGGGCTCCTCGAAATGCAGTTCCAGCGCCTCTTTGAGATTGGCTAACGCTTCTTCTTCGGTCTCCCCTTGACTGGCGATGTCTACTTCCAGGCATTGGGAAACGAACCAATTCCCTTCCCGCCAGACTGTCGCAGCGAAAGGTCGCTTCATAGAAACATTCTTCCACAACGGCGCAGGAATTGCGCTCCGCCAACTTGGTCGGGTTAGCCGGGGTTGTCAGTGCTCCGATGACAGCCCGCAATCCGGAACCGGCCCATGCTTAGGATTCCGCCTGTACGATGCATTGACTGCATTCGGAACCGGCAGCAGCGCCACTTCACGGCTTGCGCCGGAGAACGGACGGTCAATTCGAACCCTGTTATTCTGCAATGAACCAACAGCATGCTCACAATCGATGAAGCAGCCCTCGCTGCGGTTCAACCCGAACTTGCCGACGGCGAAGTCGTCCTCTGGGCCGGCCGGCCCAACCCCCGGATCCACCTGCACAAGCACGACGGATTCTTAATCCCCTTCGGTCTGATTTGGGGCGGATTGGCCGGATTTATCGCGTGGGTCGCCGCTTCTGCCTGGCTGTCGCAACTGAATGGCGCAACCTCTCCGCTTCCAGTAGTGATTGTCACAAGCGCCTTCGCTTCAATGGGTCAGTACCTGATTTGGGGCCGCTTCCTCTATGCGAAGCGGATGAAGCTCAGAACCCACTATGCAGTAACGAACCAGCGAGTCCTCGCCGTCCAGGGCTTCGCCCGGCGCCGCATGGCCTCTGCTTATATCGACAAAATACATACAGTCGGGCTGGAAGAAGGACCCAACCAATCGGGCACATTGCGCTTTACCGACACCCCGCCCAATTGGGGCATCTTCTCCGCTGACAACCAGTGGCAGGGTTGGAACATCATGTCCATCGGGACCATCCCGGTCTTCGTGGACATCGACGAACTGAAACACGTATACCGCCTCGTGCTTCAACTACGAGCCCAATCACAGTCGCCATTGGTAGGAGCTTAGTCCATTCGGGCTCCGCCCCATTCACTTCGCCTCAAAACTCAAACACATACTCCCTGCAGATCTGCGACTTCAGCAAATCCTGCGTCGAGAAGTACTCGCTCTCCTTCTGCAGCTCCGCCACCAGCGTCGACCGCGGCACTTCCGTATGCGACTGCACACTCCCATGCTTGCCCGGCTTCGTCGACACCACCGTCGTCAAGCGTTCCGGTGCCGGCGTCTCGTGCTTGTGCTCGAACAACGCCCAGAGCGATTTAGGTGTCGCATTCAGACTCCCGTGGTGCCCTACCTTGTAGACATCCACCACCTTCAGCATCTCCTTGATCGGCTCCTGGCTCAGCGCGAACTGCCAGTTCTCGATCTGCGCATCACCGGGAAACAGGAAGCTCTTGCCGCCCACCTGAAACAACAGGATCACGCTCGTGTTGTTCATCGCCGTATCCAGCGAGCGCACCAGCTCCATCAACTGCTCACCCCGTATCTTCTGCGCCCGGCCCACGAACCAGCGCACATTCGCCGGAATTGCGTGCGCTTCGTGCGCCTCGGCATCGGGAAACAGCGGGACCTTCGAATCGACTGACTCGCCCGCCGCCGCCTGGAATTGCCAGAACGCCGCGAACTGCCAGAACTCGTTCGCGTCCCGGTCCTTCTCCTTCTTGATCGACTGCGTCTGCTTCAGGTTCGGCGGTCCCAGCACATGCACGGTCACACCCGGCAGCACCGGCTCCAGCCCGGACTTCGAGCCCGCGTTCACATACGCCGCGCGGCCCTTCTTGCCCATCTCGATCAGGTTCACCACCGCCGACTTGTTCGGCAGGTTGTTGTCCCCCAGAAAGCCCATCTGGCTCGCCATCCGCATCGACAGCCCCAGGTGTTCGTCCCGCGACGCCTCCGCGATCGCCCCAGCCATGCGGTTCATGTTGTGCAGGCTGGCGATGAACGCCTTCGGGTCCGGCTTGCCTCCGGTGAACGTGGTCGCCGTCGCCTCTTCCGCATTCGGCTGGGCATCGGGATCCTCGGTCCAGGGCTGGATCACCAGCCCCGGATTCATGCGCGCAATCACCCCGCCCGTGTTGTCCCCATCGGTCGAAAACCCGCTGATGTGGTCGCGATGACGATGCGTCGCCACCACGGCATCCAGGCGCGCCACCCCATCGGCATCGGTGCACTGCGCCTCGATGTCCTTCGCGATGGCCATCATGTAATCGTCATCGGCATTCCTGGGCGCAGCCGTACTGCCGTAGTCGATCAGGATCCGCCGTTTGAGCTTCGGATACTCAAACGTCAGCAGGAAGCAGTCGCCGAAGCCCACGTTATACGCGCGCAGCGTCAGCTTCGAAGGGCCATTCCCCGCCGCCGCCTTCTTCACCGCAACCTTCTTCGCAGGCGCCTGCTTTGCGGCCTTCTTTTGAGCCGGAGCCGATCTCTTCAACTGGATCTTGGCCATGTTACTCCGCCTCCTGCGGTTGCTCCACATGCTCTTCGTGCGCCGTCCAATCGGCCAGGGCCGCACCGCTGGCCTGCCCCCAACCCGACATCCGCTTGCGATGCATCGCCGCGAAACGCCGCATCTTCGATGCCCCCGGCTTGAAGAACCCGTACTGCCACAGATACTTCAAACGGCGCGTCTGCCGCTCGGCGTTGAAGATCGAATTGCCTACGTTGTACTTCAACCGCCCGAACTGATCGAAGATCATGGCGTTGCCGCCGTAGAGAGTCACCTCCAGGTCCTTGGGCATGCCCTCCGGCTTCTCGATCTTGAGCCGCTTCAACTCGTTGGCACGGATCGTGAGTTGCTGGATGTACTCCACCACCGTCTCGCGCAAGGTGAACCCGTCATCGCCCACCCGCACACAAGGCCGCACCGACTGCACTCGCGTATAAGCGTCTTCATTCAGTTTAAAGGCCTTGCGATTCTCCCAGATAAACCGGAACACCTCGTCGTAATCGCTCTTCATCTCTTCGAAATGCGTGCGGTCGTAGACCACGTGGTGCGCCTTGTCGCCCTCGGGCGGCGGATCCCACGTGCCCGGCTCGCGTTGGCCTTGCGAGGTCGGCACGATGCCATACCCGTTGAAGGACGCGTAGAGCTTTTTGCGGAATTCGTACTTGATGTCCTTCGGGTACATCTCCCAGTCGGCCGTCAGCAGCGCACTGGCGAAGTCGCAGAACTCCAGGTCCGTCGGCGGACAGTAGTCGATGGCCCGTACGCAGATGGTCAGCAGGTGGTCCGCCACCTCCGCGCCCTCTTCGACAGCCCGCTTGCGATCCAGCGTCTTGTCCGGGTGGATGTAAGGCTGCATCCGCGCCACCCACACCTCAAGGAAGACGTTGATGATCGCGGCCACCAGCACTTCGCCTCGCCGGTGGGGCTCTTCAAACTCGGGATCGTGCAGATAATCCTGGCCCGGCAGCAGCGTCACTGAACGGCGCAGCGCATTGCCGCGAATCCCTGACAATTCCTGTCCGAACTGCTCCGCCAGGCCCGTCAGGATCGACTCGCGTAGCGCCTTCAACGTCACATTGCTGGCGTTCATCATCACGCGGCGGCCTGTCGGATCCAGCACCTTGGCGACCACTTCGCGCATTGAAAAGACGCTCAGAATGGCAACAATGTCGGCAAAGCCTTCATGGAATCCGGCCTGTTCGGGAGACGACGGATCAGTGAACCGCTCGCGCAAACCATCCAACAGGGCATGCGTGGTTTCGTGCGCGATCACGTCATGAGCCAGGCAGCCGAAGACGTAGCCCTTGCTCAGCACCTTCGGGAAGTAGCCGAACATCAGCGCCTGGTCATCGGGCGAGTAGAACGCATTGGCGTCGGCAAACGCATGCGGAGCCACCTGGATCTGGTGCCCCGGGAAGCTCCACGCCACCCGCCGCCCCAGTGCGAACTCAAAGCGCGCCAGCGTCCGCATGACGATCGCGTAGGCGTTCATCGCGTGGAAATCCGGGCTCGCCAGCAACTGCGTATCCGTCATCTCCTTGAAAGGATCTGGAGGCAGGCCGTCGGAGTGGTTCACCGGTTTCGGGACGGTTTTGTAGAGAGTGTTGGTGGTGGAGTCGTAGTCGACGACCTGCACTCGATAACCGCGCGGTCCCGGCTCCAACTCTTCATTGGGAATTTCGATCTGTGTCCGGACGATCTTGCCCCCGACTTGGATGCTGGGATCCTGGGCAAAGATCGTGGTCTTGCGAATGGGGTAGTAAGGCACGGCGTCTCTCTGAGTGTGAAGAGTACACGCATCCCGTTACAGAATCCATGGTTTCTTTTTGAATTGACGAAACCGGGTGGATTAATTAACAGGAACTGCCCGTGCCGGGCCAGGAGACGCCCCAAACAGAAGACCGGCGCCCCACCATTGCGGTGCGGCGCCGGTTGCTTGCGGTTTGTCCGGTTTAGAAGTAGTACTTCAGGCCGAACTGGATGTTCCGCGGGTTCTGGATCTGGCCCGTGATCTGTCCGAAGTTGCTCGGAGAGTTGATCGCGCGAGCGGGCGGGCCCCAACTGACGTGGTTCAGGGCGTTAAACAACTCCATGCGGAAGTCGAAGTACTGCCGCTCGGTCACGTTGAACTTCTTGCCGATGGAGGCGTCCATGTTGAAGAAGCTGGGCGCGCGCTCGGTGCCGACGCCGGCCGATCCGAACTGCCCGTTGGCGCCCTGCCCGTAAGCGCAGGTGCCGTCGTTGATTCCGTCGCCGCAGAAGACGAAGCCAGTGCCGAAGAAGGTGTCGACGGACCGGGTGCCCTGGACGACGAAGTCCTTGTAGCGCATGGCGCGGACGTTGCCGCGGGCCGCCTGGCCGGTATTGTCACGGGCAGTGATGGTCACCGGGAAGCCGGAGTGCGCCGAGAAGAAGTAGTTGAGGTTCCAGCCGCCGACGATGAGGTCAGTGACCTTGTTCAAATTGGAGCCCCACTTCTGGCCCTTTCCGATGGGCAGGTTGTACAAACCACCCAGCGTGAAGTTGTTCCGCGAATCGAAGCAGGCCGGTCCGCGATTGGCGAGCCGGTCATAAGCGTTCTGCCAGTATGCGCCGTCGGAGTTGACGCTGCCGCAGCCGTAGTAGCCCAGGTTGTCCATCATGGTCTTGGAGAACGTGTAGCTGCCCAGGAACTCGAAGCCCTGGCTGAGGCGTTTGCGGGTGCTCATCTGCAGGGCGTTGTAGCTGCTGCGGGCCGAGCCCTCGGTCAAGGCGATGTTGCCGACGTTCGGCAGAACACCGACAAGCGGACGGCGGTCGTTGATAGGCGCCCAGTTAGCAAAGGCGCCGGTGCCGGCGAGGGCCTGATTGGCTTCGTGCGGCACAACGAGGTGGCTGCCCTTCTGGCCGACGTACGCGCTGGTCAAAGACCAGGTGTTGGAAACCTGGTATTCCAGCGAGAAGTTGTACTGCTGGGTGAACTGGGGTTTCAGGTCCTGATCCCAGGCGCGGCCCTGATAGAACGGCGTGGAGCCGGTGCGGGGCCCGCTGAGAACACCCGTAGCGGCGACATCGGTGAAGCCGATGGCGATATCGCTGGGGGTGCGGGAATCGTAAGTCACGTTGGATTCGAGGAAGAATGGCGGGTTCAGGGGCAGCCGCAGGTTGGCGCCGGTGCCTTCCATAAAGCTGGTGAACGCATAACCGGCGCGCATCACCATCTTGTTGTGCAGCATTCCGGGCGTCCAGGCGAAGCCGAGACGGGGCTGGAACTGCTTGTAGTAGGGGCGATACAGGGCGCGGCTGTTGCCGTCCTTGCCGGCATAGAGCAGCTTGCCGGTGTAGGTGTCGATGTTGACCTGGCGGTCGGCCACCTCGTAGATGGGCTGGGCATACTCCCAACGGATGCCGAGATTGAGGGTGAAGTCGGAGCGCAGTTTGTAGTCGTCCTGGAAGAACACGGACGATCTCCAGCTACGGTGGCCCCACTTGCCCGTGACGCTGCCGCGGCCTTTGGAGTTCAGGGCGTTGAGCAGGAAGTCGCCGAAGTTGACGCCGGAGTACACGTTGGCATACGTGAACGAGCCGAGAGCGCCATTGTTACCGGCATAGTAGCGGTTCTGCTGATAACGAACGGCCGAACCACCCATCTTGATCAAGTGACGGCCCTTGACCCAGGTCAGGTTGTCGAAGTACTGATACTTGTTGTCCATCGTGGAACCGATGGAGGCGATGCTGCCAATACCCGTCAGGCCGTCACCCAAAGTGATGGAGCTGAGACCCGGGATGGGCTGGCCGCCGCCGATGCCGAAATCGGCATTGCCGTTGGTAAGCTTGCCGGACCAGTCGACCACGTTGTCGTCGATGCCGATGCGGCTAAAGCCGACGCGGAACTCGTTGACGATCGTCGTCGTAAAGGTACGGTTCCAATTGATCACCGCGGTCTGCGTCGGTCCCGTGGTACCGCCACCCATCTGTTCGATGAGGGGATTCAGGCTGGTGTATTGTTCGTAGCGGCCAATCGACCAGCGGCCACTGATGTTGTCTTTATCGCTGAGGCGGTAGTCGAGTTTGACGTCCGCCTGATGGTTCTTCGTCAACGCTGCCGTGCCGGCCTGGTAGTTGCTGGTGATACCTAGCGTGCCCGAGCCGGCCTGATTGGGCAGCGGGTAGTACGTGGGATCAGCGAACAACTTCTTGGCGACGGGATTGGTGATGCGCGAAACCGGAATCTGATTGTTCGGGAATGGGGTGCGGTCCGTCAGGATCGCACCGGTCGTCGGGTCTCGGACAATTTGTGGAGTGGACAGCTTCAGCCAGTCGCTGAGATCACCCGTTCGCCATGCGGACTTGGCCACGCTGGCGGTGGAAGCTCCGCTCGAGCGCTGCTCCGTGCCCTCATAGTCCATGAAGAAGAATGCTTTATCTTTCTTAATCGGACCACCGAAGGTGCCGCCGAAGATGTTGCGCTTGAACGGCGCGCGCGGCGTGAGGTTCTTGTTGCGGAAGAAGCCGTTGGAATCGAGCTTTTCGTTTCTCAGGAACTCAAACACATTGCCGTGGTACTGATTTGTTCCACTCTTGATCGACATGTTGACGATCGCGCCGCCGACATTTCCGAACTCGGCGCCGCCATTGCCGGTGATTACCTTCACTTCTTCGAGGGCATCCACGCTGGGCTGGTAGCCGATGCGGTTATCGATCGAGTCGTTCACATCGATGCCGTCGAGGAGGAAGTTGTTGGTTTGCTCGCGGTTGCCGTTGACTTGCGGCCGGCTGCCGCTGCCCTGGAACCGGCCCGAGGTATTCATTGCGTTCGGGCTGGTGCTGATCGCGCCAGGGATCAGCAGAGTGAGGCTGGCGAAATTGCGCCCATTCAGCGGGAGGGCGGTCAGTTTCGAGGCGCTCAGAGAGTCGCCCGTGGCCGTCGATTCCGTCTGGAGGATGGGCGCGACGTCTTTCACCTCTACGGTCTGGCTGGTGTCGCCGACCTCGAGCTTCACGTCCACGCGAGCGATCTGGTTGACCTCGAGCTTGAACGGCCCGAGGCTGGATTTTTTAAAGCCTGATACTGAGATGGTGAGGCTGTAATCTCCGATAGGCAGGAACGGCAGGTTATAGAATCCTGACTCGTTCGTCTGGGTTTCGGACGAGATGTTCGTCCCTTTGTTGGTCGCCGTCACTTTCGCGTTCGGGATGATCGAACCGCTGGGATCCGTTACCGATCCTGTGATGGCGCCCGTGATAGTCTGCCCTTGAATGCCGACTGGCAGGGCAAGCAGGCCAAGGCAAAATGCCAAGGTCACTCTATTGCAGGTCATTAAGATTTACCCCTGTGTCACGAGACTGTAGCAGGCAATGTTGCCCGAATCAAGGGGTAAGTGCATGAATAGACTGGGACTAGTTTAGGATTTAATAATCTTGAGACTTTCTCGCGGGAATCATTCCTGCGATAGTTGAATTGATTCATCGCCCACTTAGGGGGTTAGCTCTTGGCAAGGTCCGGCTTCGTGGGACGGCCCGCAACCAAGTCTTTCATGGTGTCGGCAGCCCCACGGATAATCGGGTCGCCGTGTCCCACACAGAGCACCTCGGCATGTACCATGTCGCACAGTTTTCCGACCGATTCACGGTTCTGCTTATTGTCCAGGGTGATTTGGGGCCATCCCAAAGCCACCTCCGGCCAGGTCACCACGATATCTCCCGCGATCAGGGCCTTTTTCTCCGGCCAGTAGAAGGTGATGCTGCCGGGCGTATGACCGGGGGCTCCCATGACGGTAAGGGGGCCGATGTGATCGCCATCCTTCAGGTTCTCGTCCACTTCGCAGGGCGGCGGAACGCCGAGGCCCAATACGAAGGCAACCTGCAAGTAGTAGATCTTCAGTGGCTTCTGCGGCCATAGCGTGGTGGTGGGCGGAACCTGGACCTTCTTACGGCCAGCCAGGATGTCGGCTTCCCAGGCGTGGGAGTAGACCCGCGCACCGGTGGCCTTCTTCAGGGCGGCCAGGCCGCCGAAGTGAGACTGGTGGGCGTGCGTCTGGATGATCGACTTCACATCCGACGGCTTCTTGCCAATCTTGGCCAGTTCTTCCAGTACGAGTTTGCCGGTTTTGTCGAGCAGCGTGTCGATGAGAATCAGGCCGTTGCCGTCATCGATCAGGTAGGAGCGGACGTAGCCGCCGCTGCTGTCCCCCAGGGCGTACAAGCCGGGTAGAATCTGCATTGCATCCTCCAGAAAGGGCGCCGGAATGATCCCGACACCGAAGTATGGGTAGGCTAACAGAAACTTAGGAAACAGGATAGGGGGTAGAAGGATGGGAAACGACTAAGGCTTGCGGGCGATGGCCAGCAGGTGCT encodes the following:
- a CDS encoding 4Fe-4S dicluster domain-containing protein, whose protein sequence is MLNLSQNLREMGVVGAGGAGFPTEVKAKSQVEYILANGAECEPLLHKDFELMKRYPAEMVSGMARMIQVTSAREGRFCIKEKNKEAVDAITPHAKAAGIEMTYLGDFYPSGDEYEIVYAATGRLIPAAGIPLNVGCVVNNVETLYNVELAANGTPVTKKFVSISGAVKRPCSFWAPIGCTFADLLAIAGGPTVPDIGIFVSGMMMGTLTFDLTGIVTKTTCGLIVLPREHSLVQRKSKPKEVMAHIGKSACDQCSYCTEFCPRYLLGYDVQPHKVMRTLGFTLSGKENWSQWGELCCSCGLCTLYACPEDLFPKEACDDAKVTLRTAGMKYVQQHPVRAHPMKEYRRVPQSMLRQRLNVEAYESHTPFVADEPKPARVRILTKQHAGKPATPVVAEGDRIEAGRPIARMNDNELGADVHASISGRVARVTAEAIEIEA
- a CDS encoding BMC domain-containing protein, translating into MARNSIGLIELSSIAAGFLVCDCMLKTADVELVLARTICSGKYMVLIRGDVGAIQAAVDAGKQAGDFSIIDTFVIANLHEDIFPAISGTTNVGQLESLGIVESFSVTSLIEAADAMAKAANVRLVEVRLAMALGGKAFASCTGSVSAVRTAVDAGAQVIGRKGLLVNKVVIPQPRPELLREMI
- a CDS encoding type II toxin-antitoxin system HicA family toxin, whose translation is MRLRLARLKPLPFREIKRRLELKGFVEASQRGSHVKFIRRSLTSIDTVVVPKKTEVPVGTLRSILSQAHIRPEDWDRLE
- a CDS encoding type II toxin-antitoxin system HicB family antitoxin, with product MKRPFAATVWREGNWFVSQCLEVDIASQGETEEEALANLKEALELHFEEPCATRPPEVRMIEVEVGAA
- a CDS encoding PH domain-containing protein, whose amino-acid sequence is MLTIDEAALAAVQPELADGEVVLWAGRPNPRIHLHKHDGFLIPFGLIWGGLAGFIAWVAASAWLSQLNGATSPLPVVIVTSAFASMGQYLIWGRFLYAKRMKLRTHYAVTNQRVLAVQGFARRRMASAYIDKIHTVGLEEGPNQSGTLRFTDTPPNWGIFSADNQWQGWNIMSIGTIPVFVDIDELKHVYRLVLQLRAQSQSPLVGA
- a CDS encoding ComEC/Rec2 family competence protein — its product is MAKIQLKRSAPAQKKAAKQAPAKKVAVKKAAAGNGPSKLTLRAYNVGFGDCFLLTFEYPKLKRRILIDYGSTAAPRNADDDYMMAIAKDIEAQCTDADGVARLDAVVATHRHRDHISGFSTDGDNTGGVIARMNPGLVIQPWTEDPDAQPNAEEATATTFTGGKPDPKAFIASLHNMNRMAGAIAEASRDEHLGLSMRMASQMGFLGDNNLPNKSAVVNLIEMGKKGRAAYVNAGSKSGLEPVLPGVTVHVLGPPNLKQTQSIKKEKDRDANEFWQFAAFWQFQAAAGESVDSKVPLFPDAEAHEAHAIPANVRWFVGRAQKIRGEQLMELVRSLDTAMNNTSVILLFQVGGKSFLFPGDAQIENWQFALSQEPIKEMLKVVDVYKVGHHGSLNATPKSLWALFEHKHETPAPERLTTVVSTKPGKHGSVQSHTEVPRSTLVAELQKESEYFSTQDLLKSQICREYVFEF
- a CDS encoding gluzincin family metallopeptidase; translated protein: MPYYPIRKTTIFAQDPSIQVGGKIVRTQIEIPNEELEPGPRGYRVQVVDYDSTTNTLYKTVPKPVNHSDGLPPDPFKEMTDTQLLASPDFHAMNAYAIVMRTLARFEFALGRRVAWSFPGHQIQVAPHAFADANAFYSPDDQALMFGYFPKVLSKGYVFGCLAHDVIAHETTHALLDGLRERFTDPSSPEQAGFHEGFADIVAILSVFSMREVVAKVLDPTGRRVMMNASNVTLKALRESILTGLAEQFGQELSGIRGNALRRSVTLLPGQDYLHDPEFEEPHRRGEVLVAAIINVFLEVWVARMQPYIHPDKTLDRKRAVEEGAEVADHLLTICVRAIDYCPPTDLEFCDFASALLTADWEMYPKDIKYEFRKKLYASFNGYGIVPTSQGQREPGTWDPPPEGDKAHHVVYDRTHFEEMKSDYDEVFRFIWENRKAFKLNEDAYTRVQSVRPCVRVGDDGFTLRETVVEYIQQLTIRANELKRLKIEKPEGMPKDLEVTLYGGNAMIFDQFGRLKYNVGNSIFNAERQTRRLKYLWQYGFFKPGASKMRRFAAMHRKRMSGWGQASGAALADWTAHEEHVEQPQEAE
- a CDS encoding carboxypeptidase-like regulatory domain-containing protein, with translation MAFCLGLLALPVGIQGQTITGAITGSVTDPSGSIIPNAKVTATNKGTNISSETQTNESGFYNLPFLPIGDYSLTISVSGFKKSSLGPFKLEVNQIARVDVKLEVGDTSQTVEVKDVAPILQTESTATGDSLSASKLTALPLNGRNFASLTLLIPGAISTSPNAMNTSGRFQGSGSRPQVNGNREQTNNFLLDGIDVNDSIDNRIGYQPSVDALEEVKVITGNGGAEFGNVGGAIVNMSIKSGTNQYHGNVFEFLRNEKLDSNGFFRNKNLTPRAPFKRNIFGGTFGGPIKKDKAFFFMDYEGTEQRSSGASTASVAKSAWRTGDLSDWLKLSTPQIVRDPTTGAILTDRTPFPNNQIPVSRITNPVAKKLFADPTYYPLPNQAGSGTLGITSNYQAGTAALTKNHQADVKLDYRLSDKDNISGRWSIGRYEQYTSLNPLIEQMGGGTTGPTQTAVINWNRTFTTTIVNEFRVGFSRIGIDDNVVDWSGKLTNGNADFGIGGGQPIPGLSSITLGDGLTGIGSIASIGSTMDNKYQYFDNLTWVKGRHLIKMGGSAVRYQQNRYYAGNNGALGSFTYANVYSGVNFGDFLLNALNSKGRGSVTGKWGHRSWRSSVFFQDDYKLRSDFTLNLGIRWEYAQPIYEVADRQVNIDTYTGKLLYAGKDGNSRALYRPYYKQFQPRLGFAWTPGMLHNKMVMRAGYAFTSFMEGTGANLRLPLNPPFFLESNVTYDSRTPSDIAIGFTDVAATGVLSGPRTGSTPFYQGRAWDQDLKPQFTQQYNFSLEYQVSNTWSLTSAYVGQKGSHLVVPHEANQALAGTGAFANWAPINDRRPLVGVLPNVGNIALTEGSARSSYNALQMSTRKRLSQGFEFLGSYTFSKTMMDNLGYYGCGSVNSDGAYWQNAYDRLANRGPACFDSRNNFTLGGLYNLPIGKGQKWGSNLNKVTDLIVGGWNLNYFFSAHSGFPVTITARDNTGQAARGNVRAMRYKDFVVQGTRSVDTFFGTGFVFCGDGINDGTCAYGQGANGQFGSAGVGTERAPSFFNMDASIGKKFNVTERQYFDFRMELFNALNHVSWGPPARAINSPSNFGQITGQIQNPRNIQFGLKYYF
- a CDS encoding MBL fold metallo-hydrolase; protein product: MQILPGLYALGDSSGGYVRSYLIDDGNGLILIDTLLDKTGKLVLEELAKIGKKPSDVKSIIQTHAHQSHFGGLAALKKATGARVYSHAWEADILAGRKKVQVPPTTTLWPQKPLKIYYLQVAFVLGLGVPPPCEVDENLKDGDHIGPLTVMGAPGHTPGSITFYWPEKKALIAGDIVVTWPEVALGWPQITLDNKQNRESVGKLCDMVHAEVLCVGHGDPIIRGAADTMKDLVAGRPTKPDLAKS